One genomic region from Proteus vulgaris encodes:
- the dnaQ gene encoding DNA polymerase III subunit epsilon has translation MSTPITRQIVLDTETTGMNKLGVHYEGHNIIEIGAVEVINRRLTGRNFHVYIKPERLVDPEAFEVHGISDEFLEDCPSFADIADEFLEYIRGAELIIHNASFDIGFMDYEFRKLNRDIPPTETFCQITDSLAMARALFPGKRNNLDALCDRYLIDNSKRTLHGALLDAEILSDVYLAMTGGQTALAFSMDGESSNEQEQNDIQRIERPVSGLRVIRATAEELAEHESRLDLVEKKGGHCLWRPASNDEAV, from the coding sequence GATACCGAAACCACCGGTATGAATAAGCTGGGCGTTCATTATGAAGGTCATAATATCATTGAAATTGGTGCCGTAGAGGTTATCAATCGTCGATTAACAGGGCGAAATTTCCATGTTTATATTAAGCCTGAAAGATTAGTTGATCCCGAAGCGTTTGAAGTTCACGGCATCAGTGATGAGTTTTTAGAGGATTGTCCTTCTTTTGCCGATATTGCTGACGAGTTTTTAGAATATATTCGTGGCGCAGAGCTGATCATTCATAACGCATCGTTCGATATCGGCTTTATGGACTATGAGTTTAGAAAGCTTAATCGTGATATTCCGCCTACTGAAACGTTCTGCCAAATTACCGATAGCCTTGCAATGGCGAGGGCATTATTCCCTGGTAAACGAAATAACCTTGATGCCTTATGTGATAGATACTTAATAGATAACTCTAAACGTACTCTTCACGGCGCGTTATTGGATGCTGAAATACTTTCTGATGTTTACTTGGCGATGACCGGTGGACAAACAGCACTAGCATTTTCAATGGATGGTGAATCAAGTAACGAACAAGAGCAAAATGATATTCAGCGTATTGAACGCCCCGTTTCAGGATTAAGAGTAATAAGAGCAACCGCAGAAGAACTTGCCGAACATGAGTCTCGATTAGACCTAGTTGAGAAGAAAGGCGGACATTGTTTATGGCGTCCGGCATCAAATGATGAGGCAGTCTGA
- a CDS encoding immunity 22 family protein, translated as MENRVHLWIGSNFSSEEEYMHYFELDYSEEDGIDSPNYRVCGFCKDLGMVWYDEDFIGVIPRFDNNVTLDEVLVDAAVDESEISFIKAKCEELGIKSANAIFWYQNPELVIKKSDNQTYNNLHYIGEYNGD; from the coding sequence ATGGAAAATAGAGTACATTTATGGATTGGCAGTAATTTTTCTTCTGAAGAAGAGTATATGCACTATTTTGAGTTAGATTACTCTGAGGAAGACGGAATTGACTCTCCTAATTATAGAGTATGTGGATTCTGCAAAGATCTGGGGATGGTGTGGTACGACGAAGATTTTATTGGTGTTATCCCTCGTTTTGATAACAATGTTACGCTTGATGAAGTTTTGGTAGATGCAGCTGTTGATGAAAGTGAAATATCGTTTATTAAAGCTAAATGTGAAGAGCTAGGAATTAAAAGTGCTAACGCTATATTTTGGTATCAAAATCCTGAACTTGTTATCAAAAAGAGCGATAACCAAACCTATAATAATTTACATTATATTGGCGAATATAATGGTGATTAG
- a CDS encoding nuclease, translated as MLLTLDEITKELEDKFSPLGEDFNDLILFKRKAPLTDFGLLEQTLTLSLPDDFTSFISLYNLDNFSLFNISFGCGEDYLERLFMLNGFNEFAQWWIGDKRPENIIVIALSDPYTILLNTLTGNVFAMTSESSMDSFEHIAVNFFAFFRAVATLFLTDISPDRIIDLTSSQTTSFWHQLKLE; from the coding sequence ATGCTATTAACGCTTGATGAAATCACAAAAGAGCTAGAAGATAAATTTTCTCCTTTAGGAGAGGATTTTAATGATTTAATTCTTTTTAAAAGAAAAGCACCACTTACAGATTTCGGTTTGCTAGAACAGACGCTAACACTCTCTCTTCCTGATGATTTTACCTCTTTTATCTCTCTCTATAATTTAGATAATTTCTCATTATTTAATATCAGTTTTGGCTGTGGTGAAGATTATCTTGAAAGACTTTTCATGCTAAATGGCTTCAATGAGTTTGCTCAATGGTGGATTGGAGATAAACGACCTGAAAACATCATTGTTATTGCATTGTCAGATCCTTATACCATCTTATTAAATACTCTAACTGGGAATGTTTTTGCAATGACAAGTGAGTCATCTATGGATAGTTTTGAACATATTGCAGTGAATTTTTTTGCTTTTTTTCGCGCAGTTGCCACACTGTTTTTAACTGATATTTCACCAGATAGAATTATTGACCTAACCTCATCTCAAACAACTTCATTTTGGCATCAATTAAAACTTGAATAA
- a CDS encoding SMI1/KNR4 family protein — MTSSEFLIVLESFKKFIMDKGFSVIGCSDEQILQLEDKYGKLPYFYKIYLSILGFEMGDFKKGTSVLYSELDDINIYSIELLEENNIQIPLNFFSFLLHQGYSSLFFIDRECDDPDVYVYTEGDKVKKTKLKFSECLLAEIDYYKE; from the coding sequence ATGACATCATCTGAATTTTTAATTGTATTAGAAAGTTTTAAAAAATTTATCATGGATAAAGGATTTTCTGTCATAGGGTGTTCTGATGAGCAAATTTTACAGTTAGAAGATAAGTATGGAAAATTACCTTATTTTTATAAAATCTATTTGTCCATATTAGGTTTTGAGATGGGGGATTTTAAAAAAGGAACGAGTGTTTTATATTCTGAATTAGATGATATAAATATATATTCTATTGAGTTACTTGAAGAAAATAATATTCAAATACCATTGAATTTCTTCTCGTTTTTACTACATCAAGGTTATTCTAGTTTGTTTTTTATAGATAGGGAATGTGATGATCCTGACGTTTATGTTTATACGGAAGGTGATAAAGTAAAGAAAACAAAGCTTAAATTTTCCGAATGCCTATTAGCAGAAATTGACTACTATAAAGAGTAA
- the tkt gene encoding transketolase, which yields MTTRKTLANAIRFLSMDAVQKAKSGHPGAPMGMADIAEVLWRDFLNHNPTNPNWADRDRFVLSNGHASMLIYSLLHLSGYDLSLDDLKNFRQLHSKTPGHPEYGYTAGVETTTGPLGQGIANAVGFAIAERTLAAQFNRPGHDIVDHYTYAFMGDGCMMEGISHEVCSLAGTLQLGKLIAFYDDNGISIDGQVHGWFTDNTAERFDAYGWHVISGIDGHDAASIKAAVEAAKQITDKPSLLICKTTIGFGSPHKAGTADSHGSPLGDAEIAETRKALGWEYGAFEIPQEIYKEWDAKEAGKAKEAAWDAKFAAYAAQFPELAAEFKRRVSGELPANWEKDSKAFIENLQQNPSSIASRKASQNALEAFGKVLPEFMGGSADLAPSNLTMWSGSKALNEDKAGNYIHYGVREFGMSAIMNGIALHGGFVPYGATFLMFMEYARNAVRMAALMKIRSIFVYTHDSIGLGEDGPTHQPVEQMASLRVTPNVSTWRPCDQVESAVAWKYAIDRKDGPTALIFSRQNLAQQPRTPEQLANIEKGGYILKDCAGTPELIFIATGSEVELAVSAYEQLTAEGRKVRVVSMPATDAFDKQDADYREAVLPTSVKARVAIEAGIADYWFKYVGLDGAIVGMRSFGESAPANELFEEFGFTVENVVTQAKSLLK from the coding sequence ATGACCACTCGTAAAACCCTTGCTAATGCGATCCGTTTTTTAAGTATGGATGCTGTGCAAAAAGCTAAATCAGGACACCCTGGCGCCCCTATGGGTATGGCTGATATTGCAGAAGTATTATGGCGTGATTTTTTAAATCATAACCCAACTAACCCTAACTGGGCTGATCGTGACCGTTTCGTTTTATCTAATGGTCATGCTTCAATGCTGATTTACAGCTTACTGCACCTGTCTGGTTATGATCTTTCTTTAGATGATCTGAAAAACTTCCGTCAATTGCATTCTAAAACACCTGGTCACCCAGAATATGGTTACACCGCTGGTGTTGAAACAACAACAGGTCCTTTAGGTCAAGGTATTGCAAACGCAGTGGGTTTTGCTATTGCAGAACGTACATTAGCGGCTCAATTTAACCGTCCTGGTCATGATATCGTTGACCACTACACCTACGCCTTTATGGGTGATGGTTGTATGATGGAAGGTATCTCTCACGAAGTGTGTTCTTTAGCGGGAACATTACAGTTAGGTAAACTGATTGCATTTTATGATGACAATGGCATCTCTATTGATGGTCAAGTGCATGGTTGGTTTACTGATAACACTGCAGAACGTTTCGACGCTTATGGCTGGCATGTAATCAGTGGCATTGATGGTCACGATGCAGCAAGCATTAAAGCCGCTGTTGAAGCAGCAAAACAAATCACTGACAAACCTTCACTGTTGATTTGTAAAACCACTATCGGTTTCGGTTCTCCTCATAAAGCAGGTACTGCTGATTCTCACGGTTCTCCATTAGGTGATGCAGAAATCGCTGAAACACGTAAAGCGTTAGGCTGGGAATACGGAGCATTCGAAATTCCACAAGAAATTTATAAAGAGTGGGATGCAAAAGAAGCGGGTAAAGCAAAAGAAGCTGCATGGGATGCTAAATTTGCTGCATACGCAGCACAGTTCCCTGAATTAGCGGCTGAATTCAAACGTCGTGTTTCTGGTGAATTACCAGCAAACTGGGAAAAAGATTCCAAAGCATTTATTGAAAATCTGCAACAAAACCCTTCAAGCATTGCAAGCCGTAAAGCTTCTCAAAATGCATTAGAAGCATTCGGTAAAGTATTACCTGAATTCATGGGCGGTTCTGCGGACTTAGCACCAAGCAACCTGACTATGTGGTCTGGTTCTAAAGCACTGAACGAAGACAAAGCGGGTAACTACATCCATTACGGTGTTCGTGAATTCGGTATGTCCGCAATCATGAACGGTATTGCATTACACGGCGGTTTTGTTCCTTACGGCGCGACCTTCCTGATGTTTATGGAATATGCACGTAATGCTGTACGTATGGCTGCACTGATGAAGATCCGCAGTATCTTTGTTTATACTCATGACTCTATCGGTCTGGGTGAAGATGGTCCAACTCACCAACCTGTTGAGCAAATGGCTAGCCTGCGTGTAACGCCAAACGTGAGCACATGGCGTCCATGTGACCAAGTTGAATCAGCTGTTGCATGGAAATATGCAATTGATCGTAAAGATGGCCCAACAGCGCTGATCTTCTCTCGTCAAAATCTTGCACAACAACCACGTACTCCAGAGCAACTGGCAAACATCGAGAAGGGTGGTTACATCCTGAAAGATTGCGCAGGTACTCCAGAATTAATCTTTATCGCAACAGGCTCTGAAGTTGAATTAGCGGTTAGCGCTTATGAACAACTGACAGCGGAAGGCCGTAAAGTACGTGTTGTTTCTATGCCAGCAACTGATGCATTTGATAAACAAGATGCAGATTACCGTGAAGCAGTATTACCAACATCAGTGAAAGCTCGTGTTGCTATCGAAGCGGGTATTGCTGACTACTGGTTCAAGTATGTTGGTTTAGATGGTGCGATTGTAGGTATGCGTAGCTTCGGCGAATCTGCACCTGCAAACGAACTATTTGAAGAGTTTGGTTTTACTGTTGAAAATGTGGTTACACAGGCAAAATCTTTACTTAAATAA
- the epd gene encoding erythrose-4-phosphate dehydrogenase has product MTIRVAINGFGRIGRNVLRALYESGKRAEITVVAINELADAQGIGHLLKYDSSHGRFAWDVRINNDLLQVGDDTIRLFHHADITDLPWGELGIDVVLDCSGAYGSRADGEAHIAQGAKKVLFSHPGTTDLDATVVFGVNQHELKKEHRIVSNASCTTNCIIPIIKMMDDAFNIESGTVTTIHAAMNDQPVIDAYHKDLRRTRAAGQSIIPVDTKLAAGITRIFPKFKDHFEAISVRVPTINVTAIDLSVTVKTAVNVLDVNRLIQKSATGAFRGIVDYTELPLVSTDFNHDPHSAIVDGTQTRVSGQHLIKTLVWCDNEWGFANRMLDTTLAMAATGFK; this is encoded by the coding sequence ATGACAATCAGAGTCGCTATTAACGGTTTTGGTCGTATAGGGCGTAATGTGTTAAGAGCGCTTTATGAATCAGGTAAACGAGCTGAAATAACAGTTGTTGCAATAAATGAATTGGCTGATGCACAAGGTATTGGGCATCTTCTCAAGTATGACTCTAGTCACGGACGTTTTGCTTGGGATGTACGAATTAATAACGATTTATTGCAAGTGGGTGATGATACTATTCGTCTTTTTCACCACGCTGATATTACTGATTTACCTTGGGGTGAACTTGGTATCGATGTTGTACTTGATTGTAGTGGTGCTTATGGCTCTCGTGCTGATGGTGAAGCACATATTGCACAAGGCGCAAAGAAAGTACTTTTTTCTCATCCCGGTACAACTGATTTAGATGCAACTGTCGTTTTTGGTGTCAATCAACACGAACTAAAAAAAGAGCACCGAATTGTTTCAAACGCATCTTGTACAACGAATTGCATTATTCCCATTATTAAAATGATGGATGACGCATTTAATATAGAATCAGGAACAGTAACAACAATCCATGCAGCAATGAACGATCAACCCGTGATTGATGCATACCATAAGGATTTACGCCGTACTCGTGCAGCAGGACAATCTATCATTCCTGTTGATACGAAGTTGGCAGCAGGAATTACTCGAATTTTCCCGAAATTTAAGGATCATTTTGAGGCAATTTCTGTACGAGTTCCTACAATTAATGTGACGGCAATTGATTTAAGTGTCACTGTAAAAACTGCTGTAAATGTGTTAGATGTCAATCGGTTAATTCAAAAATCAGCAACTGGCGCATTTCGTGGTATAGTGGATTACACAGAATTGCCATTAGTCTCAACTGATTTTAACCACGACCCTCATAGTGCAATCGTTGATGGCACACAAACAAGAGTCAGTGGGCAACACCTGATCAAGACTTTAGTCTGGTGTGATAATGAATGGGGCTTTGCTAACAGAATGCTTGATACAACGTTAGCAATGGCTGCAACTGGTTTTAAATAA
- the pgk gene encoding phosphoglycerate kinase has product MSVIKMTDLDLAGKRVLIRADLNVPVKDGKVTSDARIRASLPTIEAALKQGAKVMVTSHLGRPTEGEYNEEFSLKPVVDYLKDKLTAPVSLAKDYLNGVEVNAGELVVLENVRFNKGEKKDDETLSKQYAALCDVFVMDAFGTAHRAQASTHGVAKFAQVACAGPLLSAELEALGKALDKPARPMVAIVGGSKVSTKLTVLDSLSKIADQLIVGGGIANTFIAAEGHPVGRSLYEADLVDDAKKLMEKCDIPVPSDVRVATEFSETADAVLKSASDIKDDEQVLDIGDVTAERLAEILKNAKTILWNGPVGVFEFPNFRKGTEIIANAIADSDAFSIAGGGDTLAAIDLFDIADKISYISTGGGAFLEFVEGKKLPAVAMLEERAKQ; this is encoded by the coding sequence ATGTCTGTAATTAAGATGACCGATTTAGACCTAGCGGGTAAACGAGTTCTTATCCGTGCTGACCTGAACGTTCCAGTTAAAGATGGTAAAGTGACTTCAGATGCGCGTATCCGTGCTTCTTTACCAACAATTGAAGCCGCGTTAAAACAAGGCGCTAAAGTGATGGTAACTTCTCACTTAGGTCGTCCTACCGAAGGTGAGTACAACGAAGAGTTCTCTTTAAAACCAGTTGTTGACTATCTGAAAGACAAATTAACTGCACCAGTTAGCCTTGCTAAAGACTATTTAAATGGTGTTGAAGTCAATGCAGGTGAATTAGTTGTTCTTGAAAACGTTCGTTTTAACAAAGGCGAAAAGAAAGACGACGAAACTCTGTCTAAGCAATACGCTGCATTATGTGATGTATTCGTAATGGATGCATTCGGTACTGCTCACCGTGCTCAAGCGTCAACTCATGGCGTTGCTAAATTTGCACAAGTTGCTTGTGCGGGTCCACTGTTATCAGCAGAACTTGAAGCATTAGGTAAAGCATTAGATAAACCAGCTCGCCCAATGGTTGCGATTGTTGGTGGTTCTAAAGTTTCAACTAAACTGACTGTATTAGATTCCTTATCAAAAATTGCTGACCAATTAATCGTTGGTGGTGGTATCGCAAATACCTTTATCGCAGCAGAAGGTCATCCAGTAGGCCGCTCTTTATATGAAGCAGACCTGGTTGATGATGCTAAAAAGCTGATGGAAAAATGTGATATTCCAGTACCAAGTGATGTTCGCGTTGCGACTGAATTCTCTGAAACTGCAGATGCTGTTTTAAAATCAGCAAGTGACATCAAAGATGATGAACAAGTACTTGATATCGGTGATGTAACTGCTGAGCGTTTAGCAGAAATCCTGAAAAATGCGAAAACTATCCTGTGGAATGGTCCAGTAGGTGTATTCGAATTCCCTAACTTCCGCAAAGGTACAGAAATCATCGCTAATGCAATCGCAGATAGCGACGCATTCTCTATCGCAGGTGGTGGTGATACGCTGGCTGCTATTGATTTATTTGATATCGCAGACAAAATCTCTTACATTTCAACCGGTGGTGGTGCTTTCTTAGAATTCGTTGAAGGCAAAAAACTTCCTGCTGTTGCAATGTTAGAAGAACGCGCTAAACAGTAA
- the fbaA gene encoding class II fructose-bisphosphate aldolase, whose protein sequence is MSKVFDFVKPGVITGDDVQKVFAVAKENKFALPAVNCVGTDSINAVLEAAAKVRSPVIVQFSNGGAAFIAGKGLKSDVPQQAAILGAISGAHHVHQMAEYYGVPVILHTDHCAKKLLPWIDGLLDAGEKHYAKTGKPLFSSHMIDLSEESLEENIEICAKYLARMAKIDMTLEIELGCTGGEEDGVDNTGMDSSALYTQPEDVAYAYEKLSAVSPRFTIAASFGNVHGVYKPGNVQLTPKILRNSQDYVSQKFNLPHNSLDFVFHGGSGSSAEEIKEAVGYGVIKMNIDTDTQWATWDGILQFYKKNEGYLQGQLGNPEGADKPNKKYYDPRNWLRQAQASMVVRLEQAFKELNSVDVL, encoded by the coding sequence ATGTCTAAAGTTTTTGATTTCGTGAAACCGGGTGTCATCACTGGTGATGATGTACAAAAAGTATTTGCAGTAGCAAAAGAAAACAAATTTGCTCTGCCTGCGGTTAACTGTGTAGGTACTGACTCAATCAATGCTGTGTTAGAAGCTGCTGCGAAAGTTCGTTCTCCTGTTATTGTACAGTTCTCTAACGGTGGTGCTGCATTTATCGCAGGTAAAGGTCTTAAATCTGATGTACCACAGCAAGCTGCTATTTTAGGCGCAATTTCTGGTGCTCATCATGTGCATCAAATGGCTGAATACTACGGTGTTCCTGTTATTCTGCATACTGACCACTGTGCTAAAAAATTATTACCATGGATTGATGGTCTGTTAGATGCGGGTGAAAAACACTACGCTAAAACAGGTAAACCACTGTTCTCTTCTCATATGATTGACTTATCTGAAGAATCATTAGAAGAAAACATCGAAATCTGTGCTAAATATTTAGCGCGTATGGCTAAAATCGATATGACTTTAGAAATCGAATTAGGCTGTACTGGTGGTGAAGAAGACGGTGTTGATAACACAGGTATGGACAGCTCTGCGCTTTATACTCAACCAGAAGATGTTGCTTACGCATATGAAAAACTGAGCGCAGTAAGCCCTCGTTTCACTATCGCGGCATCTTTCGGTAACGTTCACGGTGTTTATAAACCAGGTAACGTTCAGTTAACGCCAAAAATCTTACGTAACTCACAAGACTACGTATCACAGAAATTCAATCTGCCACACAATAGCTTAGATTTCGTTTTCCACGGCGGTTCTGGTTCTTCTGCTGAAGAAATCAAAGAAGCTGTTGGCTATGGTGTTATCAAAATGAATATCGATACCGATACTCAGTGGGCAACTTGGGATGGTATCTTACAGTTCTACAAAAAGAACGAAGGCTATCTGCAGGGCCAATTAGGTAACCCAGAAGGTGCTGATAAACCTAACAAGAAATACTACGATCCACGTAACTGGTTACGTCAAGCACAAGCATCAATGGTTGTTCGTTTAGAACAAGCATTTAAAGAATTGAATTCAGTTGACGTTCTGTAA
- the dtpB gene encoding dipeptide/tripeptide permease DtpB translates to MDKPAQVGLLQQPKPFFMIFFVELWERFGYYGVQGILAVYFVSKLGFSQEQAFITFGAFSALVYGLISIGGYVGDHLLGTKRTIVLGAIVLAIGYFMTGMSIMYPNLIFYALGTIAVGNGLFKANPASLLAKCYPPKDPRLDGAFTLFYMSINIGSLISLSIAPVLAERYGYALTYNICGVGLIMALLVYFFCRKMVANIGSEPDHLPMSFSKLLLVIAGSIAMVFVCAWLLHNVMIANIVLVSLSIIVVFIYFREAFKQKDRVARNKMYVAFVLMLEAVIFYILYAQMPTSLNFFAIHNVHHTLLGFDINPVSFQALNPFWIIIASPILAITYSHFGAKGKDFSMPAKFTAGMLLCSLGFLTAAASGMWFADAQGLTSPWFIVLVYLFQSLGELMISALGLAMVAAFVPQYMMGFILGMWFLTQATAYLLGGYVATFTAAPEGITDPLQTLPIYTDVFGKIGIVTLIVGIVMWATVPLLNRMMKEESKDAKVTG, encoded by the coding sequence ATGGATAAACCCGCTCAAGTCGGTTTATTACAACAGCCTAAACCATTCTTTATGATTTTCTTTGTAGAATTATGGGAACGTTTTGGTTACTACGGCGTACAAGGTATTCTTGCCGTTTATTTTGTTAGTAAACTCGGTTTCTCTCAAGAACAGGCTTTCATTACTTTTGGTGCATTCTCTGCACTGGTTTATGGGCTTATTTCTATTGGTGGTTATGTTGGTGACCACTTATTAGGAACAAAACGAACAATTGTTTTAGGTGCTATTGTCTTGGCTATCGGTTATTTCATGACTGGTATGTCAATTATGTATCCTAATTTAATTTTCTACGCATTAGGAACTATCGCAGTAGGTAATGGCTTATTTAAAGCTAACCCTGCCAGCCTATTAGCAAAATGTTATCCACCTAAAGATCCACGTCTTGATGGTGCATTTACATTATTTTATATGTCGATTAATATCGGCTCATTAATTTCTTTATCTATCGCCCCTGTACTTGCAGAACGTTACGGATATGCACTGACTTATAATATCTGTGGTGTTGGCTTGATCATGGCGTTATTAGTTTATTTCTTCTGTCGCAAAATGGTTGCCAATATTGGTTCTGAACCAGACCATTTACCAATGAGCTTTAGCAAACTGTTATTAGTTATTGCTGGCTCAATTGCGATGGTATTTGTTTGTGCATGGTTACTGCACAACGTGATGATTGCAAATATCGTTTTAGTCAGTCTGTCTATCATTGTTGTCTTCATTTATTTCCGTGAAGCCTTTAAACAAAAAGACAGAGTTGCTCGTAATAAAATGTATGTTGCATTTGTTCTGATGTTAGAAGCGGTTATTTTCTACATTCTGTATGCACAAATGCCAACTTCACTGAACTTCTTTGCTATTCATAACGTTCATCACACGCTTTTAGGCTTTGATATTAACCCTGTAAGCTTCCAAGCACTAAACCCATTCTGGATCATTATTGCTAGCCCAATCCTTGCTATCACTTACAGCCATTTTGGCGCGAAAGGTAAAGACTTCTCAATGCCAGCGAAGTTTACCGCAGGTATGCTTCTGTGCTCGTTAGGCTTCCTTACAGCGGCAGCATCAGGTATGTGGTTTGCCGATGCTCAAGGCTTAACATCACCTTGGTTTATCGTTCTGGTTTATTTATTCCAGAGCTTAGGTGAACTGATGATCAGTGCGTTAGGTTTAGCAATGGTTGCAGCGTTCGTACCACAATACATGATGGGCTTTATTTTAGGTATGTGGTTCTTAACACAAGCAACGGCTTACCTGTTAGGCGGTTATGTAGCAACCTTCACCGCAGCACCAGAAGGTATTACTGATCCACTACAAACATTACCTATTTACACTGACGTATTTGGTAAAATTGGTATTGTGACCTTAATTGTAGGTATCGTTATGTGGGCAACCGTACCTTTATTAAATCGTATGATGAAAGAAGAAAGCAAAGACGCTAAAGTCACGGGCTGA
- the hpaC gene encoding 4-hydroxyphenylacetate 3-monooxygenase, reductase component — protein sequence MSEEKQANPLFRDAMASLGAAVNIVATNGDAGCCGLTATAVCSVTDNPPTVMVCINSKSQMNSIFQENGKLSINILNHEQEEMACHFAGMTGLAMADRFTQPGWQNGQLQQPVLTNALACLEGDIYDVRQVGTHFVYMTEIKNISVREDGDGLIYFKRRFHSVKNEQVPIPV from the coding sequence ATGTCTGAGGAAAAACAGGCTAACCCACTTTTTCGGGATGCAATGGCAAGCTTAGGTGCCGCAGTCAATATCGTGGCAACAAATGGCGATGCAGGATGTTGTGGCTTAACAGCAACAGCGGTATGTTCTGTTACTGATAACCCACCTACCGTGATGGTTTGCATCAACAGTAAAAGTCAGATGAACTCTATTTTTCAAGAAAATGGAAAATTGAGCATCAATATATTGAATCATGAGCAAGAAGAAATGGCATGTCATTTCGCCGGAATGACAGGACTCGCGATGGCAGATCGCTTTACTCAACCTGGATGGCAAAACGGACAATTACAACAACCCGTGTTAACAAATGCGCTTGCCTGCCTTGAAGGTGATATTTATGATGTGCGCCAAGTAGGTACACATTTTGTTTATATGACCGAAATTAAGAATATTTCTGTACGCGAAGATGGTGATGGACTTATTTATTTCAAACGTCGTTTCCATTCTGTTAAAAATGAACAAGTACCCATCCCTGTTTAA
- the hpaR gene encoding homoprotocatechuate degradation operon regulator HpaR, protein MHESLTIALLQARESAMGFFRPVLKEHNLTEQQWRIIRVLADKRSIDFHELAQKSCILRPSLTGILIRMERDELICRLKPVSDQRKLFVSLSANGQSLYDKIQPKIEEGYQLLEQKFSTEKLQRLAGLLKELIALNPDDVEQSEK, encoded by the coding sequence ATGCATGAATCATTAACTATCGCGCTATTACAAGCACGGGAATCTGCGATGGGTTTTTTTCGACCTGTTCTTAAAGAGCATAATCTGACAGAACAGCAATGGCGGATCATTCGCGTACTTGCGGATAAACGCTCTATTGATTTCCACGAATTAGCACAAAAATCGTGTATTCTTCGACCAAGTCTAACGGGTATTCTTATTAGAATGGAAAGAGATGAGCTAATTTGTCGTTTAAAACCTGTGAGTGACCAACGTAAACTTTTCGTTTCATTGTCTGCCAATGGGCAAAGCTTATACGATAAAATTCAGCCTAAAATTGAAGAAGGCTATCAATTACTTGAGCAAAAGTTTTCCACTGAAAAACTACAACGACTAGCTGGATTATTAAAAGAGCTGATTGCACTTAATCCAGATGATGTTGAACAATCAGAAAAATAA